A section of the Solitalea canadensis DSM 3403 genome encodes:
- a CDS encoding Lrp/AsnC family transcriptional regulator yields MNGHHLDKIDLHIIKLLQKDGRITNLQLSNEIGLSPAPTLERVRKLENQGYIKSYHASVDEESLGFGVKCFIQITINLNIPDARNKFIQKINAIEDVVECHHVTGSSDFVVKLVAKDMKGYERIILEKLSKIEEIGHQSSMMILSSTIKPSLPIVLEK; encoded by the coding sequence ATGAACGGACATCATCTCGATAAGATAGACCTACACATTATCAAATTACTACAAAAAGACGGACGAATTACCAATTTGCAATTATCCAATGAGATAGGCCTTTCTCCCGCTCCCACTCTTGAGCGTGTTCGTAAGCTTGAAAATCAGGGATACATTAAAAGTTACCATGCTTCAGTTGATGAAGAGTCGTTAGGTTTTGGCGTAAAATGCTTTATTCAGATTACTATTAACCTAAATATTCCTGATGCCAGAAATAAATTCATTCAAAAAATCAATGCGATTGAGGATGTAGTAGAGTGTCATCACGTAACCGGTTCGTCAGACTTTGTTGTAAAGCTGGTTGCTAAAGACATGAAGGGTTACGAACGTATTATTTTGGAGAAACTAAGTAAAATTGAAGAAATTGGTCATCAAAGCTCAATGATGATTTTATCAAGCACCATTAAGCCTTCGTTGCCTATTGTTCTTGAGAAGTAA
- the ung gene encoding uracil-DNA glycosylase, translated as MSVSLEPSWLAVLKDEFEKDYMVKLKAFLQEEKSNGAVIYPSNSDIFNAFTYTPFDEVKVVILGQDPYHGAGQAHGLCFSVQKGVAVPPSLKNIYKELDADLNIQAPNHGTLTEWAKRGVLLLNATLTVRASQAGSHQNKGWEQFTDTVIRKLSEKKKGLVFILWGNYAKAKTALIDANKHFILTAAHPSPFSAYNGFLGCRHFSKTNEILTKEGLAPIDWQITSQEQ; from the coding sequence ATGTCAGTTTCGCTTGAGCCCTCATGGCTTGCTGTATTGAAAGATGAATTTGAAAAAGATTACATGGTTAAGCTTAAGGCTTTCCTACAAGAAGAGAAAAGCAATGGAGCTGTAATCTATCCTAGTAACTCCGATATATTTAATGCCTTTACTTATACCCCGTTCGATGAGGTGAAAGTAGTTATTTTAGGCCAGGATCCTTACCATGGAGCAGGTCAGGCACATGGTCTATGTTTTTCGGTACAAAAGGGAGTAGCAGTTCCACCTTCATTAAAGAATATTTATAAAGAATTAGATGCAGATCTTAATATTCAGGCGCCCAATCATGGAACACTTACAGAATGGGCCAAAAGAGGAGTATTGTTATTAAATGCAACACTTACAGTAAGGGCAAGTCAAGCAGGTTCGCATCAAAATAAAGGATGGGAGCAATTTACAGATACAGTTATCCGTAAGTTATCTGAAAAGAAAAAAGGATTGGTGTTTATCCTTTGGGGGAATTATGCAAAAGCTAAAACAGCTTTAATAGATGCAAACAAGCATTTTATTTTGACTGCAGCCCATCCATCACCGTTTTCGGCATATAATGGATTTTTAGGCTGCAGACATTTTTCAAAAACAAATGAGATCCTAACCAAAGAAGGTTTAGCTCCCATAGATTGGCAAATTACTTCTCAAGAACAATAG
- a CDS encoding lipocalin-like domain-containing protein encodes MKKLSTLFIILLGVFSIVTSCKDNDDPQPSLDGKWSLVKADVKVTDGNGNVVNSFNIPISQFAEKDKLELEFNNGKIISQVDANGNAVVSSVNYRVDNNTLLVKANDASPEELFAIYSLFSKELTLTFVEINDDGKIETKLVYNRK; translated from the coding sequence ATGAAAAAACTAAGCACATTATTCATAATTCTTTTAGGAGTTTTCAGCATTGTGACATCCTGTAAGGATAATGATGATCCGCAACCATCATTAGATGGTAAATGGTCATTGGTAAAAGCAGATGTAAAAGTTACTGATGGAAATGGAAACGTTGTTAATTCCTTTAATATTCCTATTTCGCAATTTGCTGAAAAAGATAAACTAGAGTTAGAATTTAACAATGGAAAAATCATTTCGCAGGTTGATGCAAATGGAAATGCTGTTGTTTCTTCGGTAAATTACCGTGTTGACAATAACACCCTGTTAGTAAAAGCTAATGATGCCAGTCCGGAAGAGCTCTTTGCCATTTATTCATTATTTAGCAAAGAACTTACACTTACATTTGTTGAAATAAACGATGATGGCAAAATTGAGACTAAGCTTGTCTACAATCGTAAATAA
- the lysS gene encoding lysine--tRNA ligase: protein MLNEQEIQRREGLKELRQLGINPYPAELFEVNAHAKQIKDNFKEGSTEFANVSLAGRIMSKRIMGSASFAEIQDSTGRIQVYIARDEIAPGEDKTLYNTVFKKILDIGDFVGIKGYAFLTKTGEISVHVSSLTVLSKSLKPLPIVKRDEEGHVFDGFTDPELRYRQRYVDLTVNPEFKNIFITRSRIISTMRQYFDSHGWLEVETPILQAIHGGAAARPFNTHHNTLDMPLFLRIANELYLKRLIVAGFDGVYEFGKMFRNEGMDRTHNPEFTSMEIYVAYKDYKWMMTMTEEVIEKTALAIHGTTTVHAWGNDISFKGPYERLSMYDSIEKYTGINVSKMDETQLRDVCKQLSIEVDETMGKGKLVDAIFGEKVEHNLIQPTFITDYPIEMTPLAKKHRSEEGLVERFELFVNGKEIANAYSELNDAIDQRERFEEQLKLAARGDDEAMAMDEDFLRSLEYGMPPTAGLGIGIDRLVMLMTNQSTIQEVLFFPQMRPEKKQTASTDEDFVAIGIPIDWVQVIRKMGFNTVEELKAANPNKVFNDMGGMKKKMKLELKNPSLEEVKVWFE from the coding sequence ATGCTAAACGAACAGGAAATTCAACGACGTGAAGGGTTGAAAGAGTTACGCCAGTTAGGCATCAATCCATATCCGGCTGAATTATTCGAAGTTAATGCCCACGCCAAACAAATTAAAGATAATTTCAAAGAAGGAAGTACTGAGTTTGCTAACGTGTCATTAGCTGGCCGTATTATGAGCAAGCGCATTATGGGTAGTGCTTCTTTTGCCGAAATTCAGGATTCAACCGGACGTATACAAGTGTATATTGCTCGTGATGAGATTGCACCGGGTGAAGATAAAACGCTTTATAACACAGTATTTAAGAAGATTCTGGATATTGGTGATTTTGTGGGAATTAAGGGTTATGCATTTTTAACTAAGACTGGCGAGATTTCTGTTCACGTTAGTTCTTTAACTGTTCTTAGTAAGTCATTAAAACCTCTTCCAATCGTTAAGCGTGATGAAGAAGGACATGTTTTTGACGGTTTTACTGATCCTGAATTGCGTTACCGTCAGCGTTATGTTGACTTAACGGTAAATCCAGAGTTCAAGAATATATTCATTACCCGTTCAAGGATAATCAGCACAATGCGTCAGTATTTTGATTCGCATGGCTGGTTAGAGGTTGAAACGCCTATTTTACAGGCAATACACGGTGGTGCAGCGGCTCGTCCGTTTAATACACACCACAATACGCTTGATATGCCATTATTTCTGCGTATTGCTAACGAGTTATACTTAAAACGTTTGATCGTTGCAGGTTTTGATGGTGTTTATGAGTTCGGTAAAATGTTCCGTAATGAAGGAATGGACCGCACTCATAATCCCGAGTTCACATCTATGGAGATCTATGTAGCTTACAAAGATTACAAATGGATGATGACCATGACCGAAGAAGTTATTGAAAAAACAGCCTTGGCTATTCATGGTACCACTACAGTACATGCCTGGGGTAATGATATTAGCTTCAAGGGTCCTTATGAACGTTTGAGTATGTATGACTCAATTGAGAAATACACCGGTATAAATGTTTCAAAAATGGACGAAACTCAATTACGTGATGTATGTAAACAATTGAGTATTGAAGTGGATGAAACAATGGGTAAAGGGAAATTGGTTGATGCGATCTTTGGTGAAAAAGTAGAGCATAACCTTATTCAACCTACTTTCATTACGGATTATCCAATTGAAATGACTCCGTTGGCTAAAAAGCACCGTAGCGAAGAAGGACTTGTAGAGCGTTTTGAATTGTTCGTAAACGGAAAAGAAATCGCTAATGCTTACTCAGAGTTGAATGATGCAATTGATCAACGTGAGCGTTTTGAGGAGCAGTTAAAATTAGCAGCACGCGGTGATGATGAGGCAATGGCAATGGATGAGGATTTCTTACGCTCATTAGAGTACGGTATGCCTCCAACTGCTGGTTTAGGAATCGGTATTGACCGTTTGGTGATGTTGATGACCAATCAGAGCACCATCCAGGAAGTATTGTTTTTCCCCCAAATGCGCCCTGAGAAAAAGCAAACAGCAAGCACTGACGAAGATTTTGTTGCTATTGGAATTCCTATTGATTGGGTTCAGGTAATTCGTAAAATGGGATTCAATACAGTAGAAGAGTTAAAAGCGGCAAATCCGAATAAAGTATTTAATGATATGGGCGGAATGAAAAAGAAAATGAAGCTCGAACTTAAAAATCCGTCATTAGAAGAAGTAAAAGTTTGGTTTGAATAG
- a CDS encoding glycoside hydrolase family 97 protein — MIIKKLLYLSLALISYAAKAQEYSVTSPNQKLKLAITASKNLSYRVDFNNKTIIQPSVLELQLVNGKTFGHSAVTKKTAKSVNNEIKPLYGTSSSYKNNYNELIIDFKGGYSLALRANNEGVAYRFIASLKDSITIKNEHFELNLDKDYSFTTLGRNKDYHGYETVYQTKTISKLDSFYACLPSVINVDNNIKVVVSETNLYSYPGMYLIKNNAKANSLIAKFPQYPLETKPGGYSNFNLHVKKTADYIAHTAGTRTFPWRVISITDDEKSLLNNPIVYLLADESAKDDYSWVKPGKVAWDWWNANTLQGVDFKSGVNTETYKYFIDFAAKNGIEYVNLDEGWSDQFNLFKLSDKINMPEIIAYARQKNVKLILWMVWYTLDRQLPEALDQFQKWNIAGIKVDFMDRDDQPVMEFYERVAREAAKRKLLVNFHGACKPTGLERKYPNVINYEAVYGLEQSKWDTVKPNHDTHLPFLRNFAGPMDYTPGATRNASIENFRPVYQRPMSMGTRCHELAKFVCFYAPLQMLADSPTDYEKETDMLNFLSQVPTVWDETIPLEGKLGEYLAVARRKGNTWYIAALTNEKSKEFDLSLPFLKGNQYTITYFEDGINADRVGTDYKKKTEVMTINQATVSDTNLPSANKTLHVKMQPGGGFVAVLKNEN; from the coding sequence ATGATCATTAAAAAATTACTTTACCTTTCACTGGCATTGATAAGTTATGCCGCAAAAGCGCAGGAGTACAGTGTTACTTCGCCTAATCAAAAACTTAAACTCGCAATTACTGCGAGCAAAAACTTAAGTTACAGAGTTGATTTTAATAACAAAACTATTATTCAACCATCAGTCCTCGAATTGCAACTTGTTAATGGAAAAACATTTGGTCATTCAGCGGTAACTAAGAAAACTGCAAAATCAGTAAACAACGAAATCAAGCCACTCTATGGAACTAGCTCTTCTTACAAAAACAACTATAATGAGTTGATTATTGATTTTAAAGGTGGTTATTCACTTGCCCTTCGAGCCAATAATGAAGGCGTTGCATACCGGTTTATTGCCTCCTTAAAAGATTCGATTACCATCAAAAATGAACATTTCGAACTAAATTTAGACAAAGATTATAGTTTCACGACATTAGGAAGAAACAAGGATTATCATGGTTATGAAACTGTTTATCAAACTAAAACCATCTCCAAACTCGATTCTTTTTATGCTTGCTTGCCAAGTGTAATAAATGTAGACAATAACATTAAGGTGGTGGTTTCAGAAACTAATTTATACAGTTATCCGGGCATGTACCTGATAAAGAACAATGCAAAAGCCAATTCTTTAATAGCAAAGTTCCCCCAATACCCTTTGGAAACAAAACCAGGAGGTTATAGTAATTTTAATCTCCATGTAAAGAAAACTGCAGATTACATAGCTCATACTGCTGGTACACGAACTTTTCCATGGAGAGTAATTTCGATCACCGATGATGAAAAATCATTATTAAACAATCCGATTGTTTACTTATTGGCAGATGAAAGTGCTAAAGATGATTATAGTTGGGTAAAGCCTGGTAAAGTGGCTTGGGATTGGTGGAATGCAAATACCTTGCAGGGCGTTGACTTTAAATCGGGAGTTAATACAGAGACGTATAAATACTTCATTGATTTTGCAGCAAAAAACGGGATTGAGTATGTAAACCTTGACGAAGGTTGGTCTGATCAGTTTAATTTATTCAAACTTTCAGATAAAATAAACATGCCTGAAATTATAGCGTACGCCCGCCAGAAAAACGTAAAATTGATTTTGTGGATGGTTTGGTATACGTTGGACAGGCAGCTTCCTGAAGCGTTGGATCAATTCCAAAAATGGAACATTGCCGGTATAAAAGTTGATTTTATGGACCGGGACGATCAACCTGTCATGGAGTTTTATGAACGTGTTGCCCGTGAAGCGGCCAAACGTAAATTATTGGTTAATTTTCACGGAGCCTGCAAACCAACCGGATTGGAGCGAAAATACCCGAATGTGATTAATTACGAAGCGGTTTATGGTTTAGAACAAAGCAAATGGGACACCGTAAAACCTAACCATGACACTCATTTGCCTTTTCTTCGGAATTTTGCGGGGCCAATGGATTATACGCCTGGAGCAACCAGAAATGCTTCAATTGAGAATTTCCGTCCTGTTTACCAACGACCAATGAGCATGGGCACTCGCTGTCACGAATTGGCTAAATTTGTTTGCTTCTACGCTCCTTTGCAAATGCTTGCAGATTCACCTACTGATTATGAGAAAGAAACTGACATGTTGAATTTTCTATCTCAGGTTCCGACTGTTTGGGATGAAACCATACCTTTAGAAGGAAAATTGGGTGAGTATCTTGCTGTTGCCCGCAGAAAAGGCAATACCTGGTACATTGCAGCTTTAACAAACGAAAAAAGCAAAGAGTTTGATCTTTCTTTACCTTTTCTAAAAGGCAATCAATACACCATCACCTATTTTGAAGATGGAATAAATGCAGATAGAGTCGGTACCGATTATAAAAAGAAAACTGAAGTAATGACCATCAACCAAGCAACAGTATCTGACACCAACTTACCTTCTGCAAACAAGACTTTACATGTAAAAATGCAGCCTGGTGGTGGTTTTGTGGCTGTTTTAAAAAATGAAAATTAA
- a CDS encoding DUF962 domain-containing protein: MATEEKKYKTFQEFYPFYLSEHQNSTSRRLHFVGTGLVFVILLAAVLFHKPIWLLLIPVVGYGFAWVGHFFFEKNKPATFQYPLYSLASDFKLFFDILGGKQRL; this comes from the coding sequence ATGGCAACAGAAGAAAAAAAATATAAAACGTTCCAGGAGTTTTATCCTTTTTATCTTTCCGAACACCAAAATTCTACAAGTCGCAGATTACATTTTGTAGGAACAGGATTGGTATTTGTGATTTTACTGGCAGCTGTCTTATTCCATAAACCCATTTGGCTATTGTTAATACCAGTTGTTGGTTATGGATTTGCGTGGGTTGGTCATTTTTTCTTTGAAAAGAATAAACCAGCCACTTTTCAGTATCCACTTTACAGCCTAGCAAGCGACTTTAAACTATTTTTTGATATTCTGGGGGGAAAACAACGGTTGTGA
- a CDS encoding proline dehydrogenase family protein — protein sequence MIESRPINKPSALSFDNTEIAFSHMSDSELKKAYWLFKVINVNFLVKIGPPITNFALKLGLPIVGIIRKTIFSHFCGGESIKDCENTINQLANYKVGTILDYSIEGENNEKAFDETCHEIISTINRATKDHKVPFSVFKVTGLARLELLEKIQRGDQLSEKENLEWLRVQSRVDMICHAAFQAGIPVMIDAEETWIQDPIDNMTIDMMKKYNRIDPIVYNTYQIYRHDRLAFLKENAQEAEENNYYLGAKLVRGAYMEKERERAAEMGYESPIQPDKAATDCDYDEAVKFCVEHLHRIAFVAGTHNENSCRNLVNLLEEHNIEGQNPKVYFSQLLGMSDNLSFNLSHANYNVVKYVPYGPVKSVLPYLFRRAQENTAIAGQMGRELGLIVKEKQRRRI from the coding sequence ATGATAGAGAGCCGCCCCATCAATAAACCATCAGCTCTATCTTTCGACAATACAGAAATTGCATTCTCGCATATGTCGGATAGCGAGCTGAAAAAAGCCTATTGGCTATTTAAAGTGATCAATGTTAATTTTCTAGTGAAAATTGGCCCACCAATAACAAATTTTGCATTGAAATTGGGATTACCCATTGTAGGTATTATCCGAAAAACAATATTCAGTCATTTTTGCGGTGGAGAAAGTATCAAAGATTGTGAGAACACAATTAATCAGCTTGCTAACTATAAGGTTGGTACAATCTTAGATTATTCAATTGAAGGCGAGAATAATGAAAAAGCCTTTGATGAAACCTGCCATGAAATCATTTCCACAATTAACCGTGCTACCAAAGATCACAAAGTTCCATTTTCAGTATTTAAAGTAACAGGTTTAGCTCGTTTGGAGTTGTTGGAGAAAATTCAACGAGGTGATCAATTGTCAGAAAAGGAAAATCTGGAGTGGTTAAGAGTACAATCTCGCGTTGACATGATTTGTCATGCAGCTTTTCAGGCCGGTATTCCTGTGATGATTGATGCGGAAGAAACCTGGATTCAGGATCCTATTGATAATATGACAATTGATATGATGAAAAAATATAATCGTATCGATCCTATTGTTTATAATACTTACCAGATTTATCGTCACGACAGATTAGCGTTCCTAAAGGAAAATGCACAAGAAGCCGAAGAAAATAACTACTATTTAGGTGCTAAATTGGTTCGTGGTGCATATATGGAAAAAGAACGTGAACGTGCTGCTGAAATGGGTTATGAATCACCAATTCAGCCGGATAAAGCAGCTACTGACTGTGATTATGATGAAGCTGTGAAATTCTGTGTGGAGCATTTGCATAGAATTGCTTTTGTAGCGGGTACACATAATGAAAATAGCTGTAGGAACCTAGTTAATTTATTGGAAGAACATAATATTGAAGGTCAGAATCCTAAAGTGTATTTCTCTCAGCTTTTAGGTATGAGTGATAACTTAAGCTTCAATTTATCGCACGCAAACTATAACGTAGTAAAATATGTGCCTTATGGACCGGTAAAATCCGTATTGCCTTATTTATTCCGTCGTGCACAAGAGAATACAGCTATAGCCGGACAAATGGGCCGGGAGCTGGGTTTGATTGTAAAAGAGAAGCAACGCAGAAGAATTTAA
- the aroB gene encoding 3-dehydroquinate synthase: protein MNLQAIQSSGYEVVFGDASELLIDFLQKRNYSKIFFLVDTNTSEHCYPGIALNIAGDIPHDIIEIDNGEENKNIDICIGIWKMLLDFGADRKSLVINLGGGVVTDMGSFAAATYKRGIDFLQIPTTLLSQVDASVGGKTGIDVDAVKNMVGTFTNPQTVIIDPSFLLTLPKREIISGFAEIIKHGLIVDKEYFNAIKFIIFDDIDPLIIHRSVAIKNEVVTADPHEKNIRKKLNYGHTIGHAIESYSLQHDKNPLLHGEAIAIGMIAESYLSHKFADLQQEELNEICDFILSVYPSYKVDENSFDDLLAFMKNDKKNEDDKINFTLLNSIGTSTINYYCSEEEILESIKFYNNLIK from the coding sequence ATGAATTTACAAGCTATTCAAAGTTCGGGGTATGAAGTTGTTTTTGGCGACGCTTCTGAACTGTTGATCGATTTTCTGCAAAAAAGAAATTATTCAAAAATATTTTTCCTTGTTGATACTAATACCAGCGAACATTGCTATCCGGGTATTGCTTTAAATATTGCAGGTGATATTCCTCATGATATTATTGAAATTGATAATGGGGAGGAAAACAAGAACATCGACATATGTATTGGCATTTGGAAAATGTTGCTTGATTTTGGTGCCGACAGAAAAAGTCTTGTAATCAACTTAGGTGGCGGAGTAGTAACAGACATGGGAAGTTTTGCTGCTGCAACTTATAAACGAGGAATTGACTTTTTACAAATCCCTACTACCCTTCTTTCACAAGTTGATGCATCTGTCGGGGGTAAAACAGGAATCGATGTAGATGCGGTAAAAAATATGGTTGGTACCTTTACCAATCCACAGACCGTTATTATTGATCCATCTTTCTTGTTAACGCTTCCAAAAAGAGAAATTATATCGGGTTTTGCAGAGATCATCAAGCATGGATTAATTGTAGATAAAGAGTACTTTAATGCGATTAAATTCATCATTTTTGATGATATAGACCCGCTTATTATTCATCGTTCTGTAGCGATTAAAAATGAAGTGGTAACAGCTGATCCACACGAAAAAAATATACGTAAAAAATTAAACTACGGACATACGATCGGACACGCTATTGAAAGCTATTCCTTACAGCATGACAAAAATCCTTTGTTACATGGTGAAGCCATCGCTATCGGAATGATTGCCGAAAGTTACTTGTCTCATAAATTTGCAGACTTGCAACAAGAAGAATTAAATGAAATCTGCGATTTCATTTTATCCGTTTACCCAAGCTATAAGGTTGATGAAAATAGCTTTGATGACCTGCTTGCCTTCATGAAAAATGACAAAAAAAATGAGGACGATAAGATCAATTTCACTTTGCTCAATTCCATTGGAACCTCCACAATTAACTATTATTGCAGCGAAGAAGAGATATTAGAATCGATAAAATTCTATAATAATCTTATCAAATAA
- a CDS encoding prephenate dehydratase, whose product MSKKRVAIQGTRASFHEEAAYKYFGEDIEIVECVTFKQTCEAIKKGTADYAVMAIENSIAGSLLPNYALLQEFNFPIIGEVYLHIQLHLLALPGVKFEDIKYVHSHPIAIRQCNDFFEDFPHLQVLEKTDTAACAKNIRENNLTDTVAIANLTAAKMYDLQVLERRIETNKKNFTRFLILANEAVESSKNNKASICFQVGNTIGSLAKVLNIFVENNINLTKIQSMPIIGKPNDYNFYVDLEWGKESDYDHCMRKLLKAVVNLAVMGEYLKNPMK is encoded by the coding sequence ATGAGCAAAAAAAGAGTAGCAATTCAGGGTACAAGAGCGTCGTTTCATGAGGAAGCCGCTTACAAATATTTCGGTGAAGACATTGAAATTGTGGAGTGTGTGACCTTTAAGCAAACATGCGAAGCTATTAAGAAAGGAACTGCTGATTATGCAGTTATGGCAATTGAAAACTCAATTGCGGGCAGTTTGTTACCTAATTATGCATTGCTGCAAGAGTTTAACTTCCCTATTATCGGTGAGGTTTACTTACACATTCAGCTGCATTTGCTGGCATTACCGGGTGTAAAATTTGAAGATATCAAATACGTTCATTCACACCCTATTGCGATTCGCCAGTGCAATGATTTTTTTGAAGACTTCCCTCATTTACAAGTTTTAGAAAAAACCGATACGGCAGCATGCGCAAAAAATATCAGAGAAAACAACCTGACAGACACAGTAGCCATCGCAAACCTAACGGCAGCTAAAATGTATGATCTGCAGGTGCTTGAGCGTAGAATAGAAACTAACAAAAAGAATTTCACCCGATTCCTGATTCTTGCAAATGAAGCAGTTGAATCATCCAAAAACAATAAAGCTTCAATTTGCTTTCAGGTTGGCAATACAATCGGATCATTAGCTAAGGTGTTGAACATTTTTGTTGAAAACAACATCAACTTAACCAAGATTCAATCAATGCCAATCATCGGAAAACCAAACGATTACAATTTCTACGTAGATTTAGAATGGGGTAAGGAAAGTGATTATGACCACTGTATGCGTAAGCTATTAAAAGCAGTTGTCAATTTAGCCGTAATGGGTGAATACCTGAAGAATCCGATGAAATAA
- a CDS encoding chorismate mutase, with the protein MKAFDVLPLNEWFPGGNEPLIIAGPCSAESEDQVMATARELKKTGKVRVYRAGIWKPRTRPGEFEGHGAEALKWLQRVKEETGFPVTCEVATAKHVEESLEAGVDILWVGARTTVNPFSVQEIADALKGVDIPVMIKNPVNPDLSLWIGGIERLYRAGINKLVAIHRGFSSFEKSAFRNEPMWEMAINLKTQHPELPIIVDPSHICGNRELLPYISQKAMDLDMQGLMIESHINPATAWTDAKQQVTPEALAQLVGNLTLRKPESQNVEFVSKLEQLRQNIDKLDDQIIQKMAERMQIVEKIGEYKRDNDVTILQVNRWEEIMEKRTSFAKALNLSEAFTHRLLDLIHSESIRRQTEIMNTKPVEHA; encoded by the coding sequence ATGAAAGCATTCGATGTACTTCCATTAAACGAATGGTTCCCAGGCGGTAACGAGCCATTAATAATTGCCGGACCATGCAGCGCCGAGAGCGAAGACCAGGTTATGGCTACTGCACGTGAATTAAAGAAAACCGGTAAGGTTCGCGTTTATCGTGCAGGCATTTGGAAACCACGTACTCGTCCGGGTGAATTTGAAGGGCACGGTGCTGAAGCTTTGAAATGGTTACAACGCGTTAAAGAAGAAACAGGTTTTCCTGTTACTTGTGAAGTTGCCACTGCAAAACACGTTGAAGAATCATTAGAAGCAGGTGTTGATATTCTTTGGGTTGGTGCACGCACAACAGTTAACCCTTTTTCAGTACAGGAAATTGCTGATGCTTTAAAAGGTGTTGACATTCCGGTTATGATCAAAAACCCAGTAAACCCTGATCTTTCTTTATGGATCGGTGGCATTGAACGTTTATACCGTGCTGGCATTAATAAATTGGTTGCTATTCACCGCGGATTTTCTTCATTCGAAAAATCAGCTTTCCGTAATGAACCAATGTGGGAAATGGCGATCAACCTAAAAACTCAACACCCTGAGTTGCCTATTATCGTTGACCCAAGTCACATTTGTGGTAATCGCGAATTGCTTCCATATATTTCACAAAAAGCGATGGACTTAGATATGCAAGGTTTAATGATCGAAAGTCATATTAACCCTGCAACTGCTTGGACCGATGCAAAACAACAAGTTACGCCAGAAGCATTAGCTCAATTAGTTGGCAACCTTACTTTGCGTAAACCTGAATCACAAAACGTGGAGTTTGTTAGCAAATTGGAGCAATTACGTCAGAATATTGACAAATTGGATGATCAGATTATCCAAAAAATGGCTGAACGTATGCAAATCGTTGAAAAGATTGGTGAGTATAAACGTGATAATGATGTAACAATCCTTCAGGTTAACCGTTGGGAAGAAATCATGGAGAAACGTACTTCATTTGCAAAAGCATTAAACTTAAGTGAAGCCTTTACTCACCGCTTATTAGATCTTATCCACAGCGAATCAATTCGTCGCCAAACTGAGATCATGAATACAAAACCGGTTGAACACGCATAA